A genomic region of Alistipes megaguti contains the following coding sequences:
- a CDS encoding transposase encodes MAKVQNFSEISPDLPFTEFDFYELYRRTFETSELGKIRKRLPLGEMAENFGLISKSMRAKKGRKTYFTPEGKVALMFLKMYTGLSSPRLMEHLNGNVHYQLFCDVRIDPMHPLTNYKLLDDVFSELARGLKIQQQQEILARAWKPYMKDLDTMYTDATCYESEMRYPTDAKLLWEGIEKSYEIMCTLSAKLNVHRPRTKYVDVEKANLSYRKRRRHTKVQTRKLTRRLLNLLGKILKETRTLERENAGAEKLLTARQKSDIEIITRVYRQQKAHFENNNPRESVKDRIVSISKPYVRPIVRGKEVKSVEFGAKCNNIQVDGLSFIEKLSFNAFNEGTRLTHCLKMHRKLFGVDAKKVGGDAGYAGSANRGYFKDRGIQTSFVKRGRPSLEKKENDIIRNELARVRATRMEGSFGTQKEHYGLKRIKARTKLTEILYIFFGIHTANAVQLVRREVNEIAQAA; translated from the coding sequence ATGGCTAAGGTACAAAATTTCTCTGAAATATCACCCGATCTTCCTTTCACGGAGTTCGATTTTTATGAATTGTATAGGCGGACGTTCGAGACTAGCGAGCTGGGAAAAATCAGGAAGAGGCTGCCGCTTGGTGAGATGGCAGAGAACTTTGGACTGATAAGCAAGAGCATGAGAGCGAAGAAAGGACGAAAAACATACTTCACCCCGGAGGGCAAGGTTGCGCTGATGTTCCTGAAGATGTACACAGGTCTGAGCAGCCCGAGGTTGATGGAGCATCTTAACGGCAACGTCCACTATCAGCTCTTCTGCGATGTGAGAATAGACCCGATGCATCCTCTGACGAACTACAAACTTCTGGACGACGTGTTTTCGGAGCTGGCCCGCGGGCTGAAGATCCAACAGCAGCAGGAGATACTGGCAAGAGCCTGGAAACCGTACATGAAGGACCTGGACACGATGTATACGGATGCGACCTGCTACGAGAGCGAGATGCGCTATCCTACGGATGCGAAGCTTCTGTGGGAAGGAATAGAGAAGTCATATGAGATAATGTGCACTCTGAGTGCCAAGCTGAATGTGCACCGTCCGAGGACGAAGTACGTAGACGTAGAGAAGGCCAACCTGTCGTACAGGAAGCGGCGCAGGCATACGAAAGTCCAGACCAGGAAACTGACCAGACGCCTGCTCAACCTTTTGGGGAAGATACTGAAGGAGACCCGCACACTGGAGAGGGAGAATGCAGGCGCGGAGAAATTGCTGACAGCCAGACAGAAGAGCGATATTGAAATCATCACAAGAGTGTACCGCCAGCAGAAGGCCCACTTCGAGAACAACAATCCTCGCGAGAGTGTCAAGGACAGGATAGTGAGCATCAGCAAGCCGTATGTGAGGCCAATCGTGAGAGGCAAGGAAGTGAAGAGCGTAGAGTTTGGTGCGAAGTGCAACAACATCCAGGTTGACGGACTCTCATTCATCGAGAAGCTGTCATTCAATGCCTTCAACGAGGGAACCAGGCTTACGCACTGCCTGAAGATGCACCGAAAGCTCTTCGGTGTGGACGCGAAGAAGGTCGGAGGTGATGCAGGCTATGCCGGCAGCGCCAACAGGGGGTACTTCAAGGATAGAGGAATACAGACGTCATTCGTCAAGCGTGGCCGTCCGTCCTTGGAAAAGAAAGAGAACGACATCATCCGCAACGAGCTGGCGAGGGTGAGGGCAACGAGGATGGAAGGCTCGTTCGGAACGCAGAAGGAACACTATGGCCTGAAACGCATCAAGGCAAGGACGAAGTTGACCGAAATCCTGTACATCTTCTTTGGCATCCACACGGCGAATGCAGTACAGCTCGTCCGGCGGGAAGTCAACGAAATTGCCCAGGCTGCCTGA
- a CDS encoding IS5 family transposase: MIKNTNNSPSLFSNLSDMLNQSHPLYQLADKIDWGKFETAFQPLYCQDNGRPGKPIRLMCGLLILKHLRNLSDESLVEQWSENAYYQYFCGMQEFTPSAPCASSELVHFRKRIGEKGIELIFQESIRVNNDDDDGRHHDTAFIDSTVQEKNITYPTDAKLHKKIVKKVLGIVKKLGLPLRQSYTFVLKKIYRDQRFRNHPKNREKALRADRRLRTIAGRLVRELKRNLKENHDYDKLLRLFETVLSQRRNSRKKIYSIHEPDVQCISKGKEHKKYEFGNKVSIIRSATGIILGAISFRNEYDGHTIESSLAQVERLTGRKIKVLAGDRGYRGRKEINGTKIMIPDVPKKSDSRYQKLKKHKLFCKRAGIEPTIGHLKSDYRLGRNFYKGVVGDAVNVLLAAAAYNFKRAMKALWCMLHKICEILWKNDISQKWAF; the protein is encoded by the coding sequence ATGATTAAAAATACGAATAACAGTCCTTCTTTATTCAGCAACCTATCAGACATGCTGAACCAATCGCACCCGCTTTACCAATTGGCAGACAAAATAGATTGGGGAAAATTTGAAACGGCTTTTCAACCTTTGTATTGTCAGGATAACGGCCGTCCCGGCAAGCCAATCCGTTTAATGTGCGGTTTGCTTATCCTGAAACACCTTCGTAACCTGTCGGATGAGTCTTTGGTAGAGCAATGGAGCGAAAACGCTTATTATCAGTATTTCTGTGGCATGCAGGAGTTTACCCCGTCTGCCCCTTGTGCGTCTTCAGAACTGGTTCATTTCCGCAAACGTATCGGTGAAAAGGGAATTGAACTCATTTTCCAGGAAAGTATCCGTGTGAATAACGACGATGATGATGGCCGTCATCATGATACGGCTTTTATTGATTCCACAGTTCAGGAAAAGAACATCACTTACCCCACGGATGCAAAGTTGCATAAGAAGATCGTGAAGAAAGTTCTTGGCATTGTAAAAAAGCTGGGACTTCCCCTGCGCCAAAGCTACACCTTTGTGCTGAAGAAGATCTATCGTGACCAGCGTTTCCGGAACCATCCCAAAAACAGGGAAAAAGCTCTCAGGGCGGACAGGCGTTTACGTACAATAGCCGGAAGACTTGTCAGGGAACTGAAGCGTAATCTTAAAGAGAATCACGACTATGATAAATTGCTCAGACTCTTTGAAACCGTTCTGTCCCAAAGGCGGAACAGCCGGAAAAAGATTTATTCCATCCATGAGCCGGACGTGCAATGTATCAGCAAGGGTAAAGAACATAAAAAATATGAATTCGGCAACAAGGTGTCCATCATACGTTCTGCCACAGGAATTATTCTTGGAGCCATATCCTTTCGCAATGAATATGACGGTCATACCATCGAGTCTTCCTTGGCGCAGGTAGAACGGTTAACCGGAAGGAAGATTAAAGTGCTGGCTGGTGATAGAGGATACAGAGGCAGGAAGGAAATTAACGGGACGAAGATTATGATTCCCGATGTTCCCAAGAAATCAGACAGCCGTTATCAGAAGCTGAAAAAACATAAACTTTTCTGCAAGCGTGCAGGTATAGAACCAACAATAGGTCACTTAAAGTCAGATTACCGATTGGGCCGCAACTTTTATAAAGGTGTGGTCGGGGATGCTGTGAACGTGCTACTGGCGGCAGCAGCCTATAACTTCAAAAGAGCCATGAAAGCTCTTTGGTGCATGCTTCATAAAATCTGCGAGATACTGTGGAAAAACGATATCTCGCAAAAATGGGCTTTTTAA
- a CDS encoding DNA/RNA helicase domain-containing protein encodes MTTTNEAWADEIRIMQEVLLPWKDEDGQVIFEYDIPRLGKRIDVVLLLRRLIFCLEFKTRQEAKKENMQSYIEQVLDYALDLKNFHLLSQDRIIVPILIHPWISKSSSVFQASVYDDSIYNPLLTGPAGLQQLIADVLAHAGATAPDPSLGADWIISPYSPTPTIIEAAKRLYENHSVEDITRHEADKVSTDRTIAYILDVIKTSREKGEKSICFVTGVPGAGKTLVGLDVAVKQSYQNGEKLSEDEGAVYLSGNGPLVAVLTEALAIDNQKKCQARGEKKNRSDSRREVGKFIQIIHRYRDNMLAKLKTPIENGVLEIDPKKAIKLAKAGYGEVEHVAIFDEAQRSWTHKRLADYLKRGGTYGNKLKIQNFPYSEAAFLIWSLDQREDWATIVCLVGGGQEINTGEAGISEWIKALNEKFTHWKIYISDKLTEAEYAEGRVNELLAGNDKVTFSPELHLGVSLRSFRAENLSAFVHALLSFNPDAAALYDTIKAHYPIVLTRDMAKARAWLRKHTRGSQRSGVLVSKTAARFKPLAVDVLGQGDENAVHWFLMDKTDIRSSNYLEDAATEIQVQGLELDYTCVLWDADLRCENRSWRYFNFNGRTAWREEAGQTESSLERRKYMLNAYRVLLTRARIGMVICVPEGNSNKTVDGFPEDATRLPEFYDGTYEYLKSIGLEEI; translated from the coding sequence ATGACTACAACCAATGAAGCCTGGGCCGATGAGATCCGCATTATGCAGGAGGTTTTGCTACCGTGGAAGGATGAAGATGGACAGGTCATTTTCGAATACGACATTCCACGACTCGGAAAGCGAATCGATGTTGTTCTGCTGCTTCGCAGGCTTATCTTCTGCCTCGAATTCAAGACTAGACAAGAGGCTAAGAAGGAGAATATGCAGTCATATATCGAGCAAGTATTAGATTATGCTTTGGATCTGAAGAATTTTCACTTGCTAAGTCAAGACAGGATCATTGTCCCCATTCTCATACATCCCTGGATCAGTAAAAGTTCAAGCGTATTCCAAGCCTCTGTATATGATGATTCCATATACAACCCACTGTTAACAGGGCCAGCTGGGCTACAACAGCTCATTGCGGATGTTCTGGCACATGCTGGAGCCACAGCGCCAGATCCAAGTCTGGGGGCCGACTGGATCATCAGCCCCTACTCACCCACTCCGACTATCATCGAGGCAGCCAAAAGGCTCTACGAGAACCATTCGGTAGAGGACATCACCCGCCACGAAGCGGACAAAGTATCGACCGATCGCACGATTGCATATATCCTCGATGTGATCAAGACCAGTCGAGAGAAGGGCGAGAAGAGCATCTGCTTTGTTACGGGCGTACCGGGAGCCGGGAAGACGTTGGTCGGGTTGGATGTTGCCGTCAAACAATCCTACCAGAATGGCGAGAAATTGAGCGAAGACGAAGGGGCCGTCTATCTTTCGGGCAACGGGCCATTAGTCGCGGTGCTGACCGAGGCTCTGGCCATCGACAACCAGAAGAAGTGCCAAGCTCGGGGCGAGAAAAAGAATCGGTCGGATTCGCGAAGGGAGGTTGGCAAATTCATCCAGATTATCCACCGCTATCGGGACAACATGCTGGCCAAGCTAAAAACCCCGATTGAGAATGGCGTCCTTGAGATTGATCCCAAGAAAGCGATCAAGCTTGCCAAAGCCGGTTATGGCGAAGTGGAACATGTCGCCATTTTTGACGAAGCGCAGCGTTCATGGACCCACAAGCGGCTCGCAGATTACCTCAAACGCGGAGGAACCTACGGCAACAAACTCAAGATCCAGAACTTCCCCTACTCCGAGGCAGCCTTTCTCATTTGGTCGCTGGATCAACGGGAGGATTGGGCGACGATTGTATGCCTGGTCGGTGGCGGGCAGGAGATCAACACCGGGGAGGCCGGCATTTCGGAATGGATTAAGGCCCTCAACGAGAAATTTACGCACTGGAAGATCTACATCTCCGACAAGCTAACCGAGGCGGAATATGCCGAAGGGCGTGTCAATGAACTACTGGCCGGCAATGATAAAGTGACCTTCTCTCCGGAACTCCACCTGGGGGTTAGTCTGCGTTCGTTTAGAGCCGAGAACCTCTCCGCCTTTGTGCACGCCTTGCTCTCCTTCAACCCGGATGCCGCTGCGCTGTACGACACAATCAAAGCGCACTATCCGATTGTTCTGACCCGAGATATGGCCAAGGCAAGAGCTTGGCTACGCAAGCACACCCGAGGCTCACAACGATCCGGAGTTCTCGTCAGCAAGACTGCCGCACGGTTTAAGCCACTGGCCGTCGATGTTCTAGGTCAAGGCGATGAAAACGCCGTTCACTGGTTCCTGATGGATAAGACTGACATCAGGTCTTCAAACTATCTTGAGGATGCGGCAACCGAGATCCAGGTGCAAGGGCTCGAACTGGATTATACCTGCGTTCTTTGGGATGCCGACCTGCGCTGCGAAAACAGAAGTTGGCGATACTTCAATTTCAACGGCCGAACAGCCTGGCGCGAAGAGGCCGGGCAAACCGAAAGCAGCCTTGAACGAAGAAAATACATGTTGAATGCCTACCGTGTCCTCCTAACACGTGCCCGTATCGGCATGGTCATTTGCGTCCCAGAAGGCAATTCCAACAAGACCGTCGACGGGTTCCCGGAAGATGCAACCCGACTCCCAGAATTCTATGATGGCACCTATGAATACCTCAAATCAATAGGATTGGAGGAGATATAA